The Pygocentrus nattereri isolate fPygNat1 chromosome 12, fPygNat1.pri, whole genome shotgun sequence genome includes the window TTTTTTTATAAAACCTAATCAAGCACAGACGACATTGACTCAGAAAGACCGGGTTTTTCTACACAACTTTCCTGGAGCTCTTACAGTGGTCTACAGACCACTGAGTTTACAGGATGCTGGAATATACCAGTGTGGAGGGAATGGAGTATGGAATTATGATATGATACTGAAAATAAAGACAGGTGAGAAACACTGAACTCCTACAGAAACACCTGCTGTATATTTTGAAGAGAAACATATTGATGATAAGTATTTaaatgggggcagttgtgggctgaaggttagggaaccagcctcgtgaccggaaggttaccggttcgatccccagagccgacagcacatgcttgaggtgtctttgagcaaaacacctaacccccaactgcttcccgggcgctgcggattgggctgcccaccactcctggcaagtgtgctcactgccccctagtgtgtgcttattcactagtgtgtatgtggtgtttcacttcacggatgggttaaatgcggaggtgaaatttccccgttgagggactaataagggtcacttaacttaaacaCTTGCTTGAAAGtacaagtatgtttttttccccctaataAGTGCTCAGTTTAAATTATTGGAGGACTTGATTTATGTTATATGGTTGACAGATCTGTGTTGCATGAGTCCACAAACTGTGATTGGTTATCTGGGAGGGGCTGTCACCATCGGTTGTCCATATCCAGAGGAGTTTAAGGACAGCTACAAGTACCTCTTCAAACTGAATGATCAACAGTTCGTTCAGATGATCAGCACCATGGAGTCTCAGAAAGATAGATTCACAATTTCTGAAGACAGAAGCTCTAGAGTTGTCAGTGTGGGACTCAGTGATGTGAGAGAAGATGATGGAGGAGTTTATTTCTGCGGAGTTGGGATTGCAGGGAAGTCAGTCAGTTATTACTCCGTCTTCCCGGAGATTCAGCTACAGGTTTCTGGTGAGTGAGATCACTTTTCTGGTTACTGCTGAGAGCATCAGACATCAGACAGACATGTTtaagaaaagaacattttagaagggatgtttaaatgtgtacactcactggccactttattaggtacagtaaaaggctggacccccttttgccttcagaaccgctttaattctttgtggcagactttcaacaaggtgttggaaacgttcctcagagatgttggttggttatttgagttcctgttgcctttctatcatctggagccagtctgcccgttctcctctgacctctcacatcaacaaggcattttcgtccacacaactgaccgctcactggatatttcctctttttcggaccgttctttgtaaaccctagagatggttgtgtgtgaaaatcccagcagatcagcagtttctgaaatactcagaccagcccgtctggcaccaacaaccacgccacgttcaaagtcccttaaaccccctttcttccccgttctgatgctcggtctgcacttcagcaagtcgtcttgaccacctctacatgcctaaatgcagtgagctgcagccgtgtgattggctgattagctatttgtgttaacaagcaattgaacaggtgtacctaataaagtggccggtgagtgttaATGAATATAAGAAGCAATAATAATGACATCTCAAAACATTTCAGCATTCAGACCAGCCTACAATCTACAACCTACACCAACAGTGCCAACATCAGTCCCATCTGCAGAGCGTTTCAGTAAGAACAGTAAGTTTTTATTCCCAACTGCCTTTCTAAATGCCATATTCATGTTGAATGTATTCAGGCAGGGGTTCAAGTAATTAGGGCTCCATGCCAGGAGCTGCAACCAAAGTGGAACTAGAGGGTTTGCTGGTTGTTTGGAGCGGTGTCCATCATCATGTGATGTgataaagtctgtttttttatcTGTCTTTCATCTCCAGGTTCCTCTATCATTATcactgtatgtgtctgtgtggcttTGCTGACTGGAGGATTAATCTTCTACAAACTAAGATGCAAGAAAACAGGAGGTATTATTCACATCATCCATACACTAAATTAAAAAGTCATGCCTTCGCTGTGTGTTAATGACACGGACAAGCTCTGATAGAAATCTGATAGTAGATAATAATAGGCCCTGTCATAGATTCCCACACTTGTTTAATGCCAAACACTCCCTCTAGTGGAGAGATCATTTGTATGACttattgtttgtctttttctgcAGACCCTGCCTATGTTAACAAAAGATCAGAGAGAAAAGGCACAGTaagtgaattattattattattattattattagtagtagtagtagtagtagtagtagtagtagtagaataataattagtagtagtattaatagtagtagtattagtattagtactattactttttttattcaaGGATCTTTAACGCACTGAATATATTACAGTCTGTGTGTTGAGATAATAACAACAGATATTTTATTAGAAAGACATTATATTACAAAAGATCTTTATTGTAGCTATTTGTATAAATGTTGTCTGGAAGTGAGTATTTGAAGCTTAAATTTGACACAGAATATGACAGATATTTCGGTGATATGTACATTATGGAGTGTCTCTCTTTACTTTGCCCATCTGTACTGTTCTGATTTCAGCCTGATACTGACTATGAAAATGATCCACCTGGAAACCAGACCTCCATAAGTATGGAACTAGTCTACAACAACGTGGAGCCCAACACCAACCGATCACATTCATCCTACCAGCACCTGGACCACAATAGTAGAGAACCAGATGCAGTTTACCACAGTCTAAATCCCAACGCCAGTTAGATCCAGCCTCCAAGAGTCTTAGTCCCCACACCaatcaatcagattcagtctaccagaatCTCATTCCCAACACTGATCGATGCGATTTAGACTACGAGTCACTTCAGGAGTCAAAGTGGTGTTGAATGCACCCCATGTCCAGCCTACACCCCAAGAGACAGGGTCCACCCACCCAGTCTACATAGTAATGCATTCTGCAGCAGTCAGTCTATACATTTGGAAGATATGGTAAAAACAGTTAAGATACTCCACAATCAGTAATAACAGGAGTTGTTCACTTTCTAGTTTTGTCAAACCTTAGTGGTATTTTTAAATATCTAGTCTGCTCTATATAACATACATTGTTTGATAATGCATGCATTAAATTGAGCTAATTTTAAAACATCCATGAAAACATTAGCCCGTTGGCCATCGAAATCTGATTGATACAGAGCTAAACAGCTATTCTAATGGCAAATATTCATTGCAagttatatacactatatggacaaaagtattgggacacctacacattacacccacagaacatcccattctaaaccaataggcattaatatggagttggtccctctTGGACAGCTGTATCACCTTCCACTCTTCTAGGAGTCTGGAAGCACATTGTGAGTTTGTGGGGTCTAATCCTctgttgctaagctgttgttgctcctaggtgCTTCCTTTAGACaaaaatagcacttacagttgtctggggcagatctagcaggacagaaatttcacaaactgactggcatcctatgacagtgccatgtttaaagtgacTGAGCTCATCATTCTATTGCCAGTGCTTGTCTATGGAGAAGCcaaggctgtgtgcttgattttatgttacatgaaatatatattatagatGTGAAACCCCTGAACCCAGTACTTAGGAAGGGGGTcctaatatttttgtccatataataTTTCTACAAACATAATGTAACTAATGTCACAACACATACAAGCAAGGTTGTTATTATTTAGTATTCAAGATTGATAGTATTTTTATGAATGAAAGTGTGGTCGTTTTGGAAAGTGTTTGAAGTCTTTGTGCCTTGTCTGGTAGTTGCAGTGAAAGTTTCGTTAAACTTTGAAGCATATTTTTTTGGTTGCTATTTGTTTTTGAGAAACTCTTGGTTTCagttatgttttttaaaataggGGTTCCCTTTTCCAGGCTGCTCATTATAAATGTTCCTTTCTTatgtaagaaaaataaacaggatTATGGACTAAGGTTGAAGTTGCGATTAAAGTGATTTATTTGCAATATTAAATGAAAAGtactgttgctgctgttttgaGTGCTGGAAAAGCACTAGATTCatgtgtagtgggtaacacctctgcattctacgctgtagactggggttcaatcccccacctgggtaaacaccctacactataccaaagagtccttgggcaagactccttggcctacctgtgtaaaaagaCCAAATTGTAAGTAGCTCTGGATGAAAACGTCAGCCacatgccataaatgtaatgcaTTCACTGGTTCGTTAAAAAGAATCAGAaggtttattttaattatgcaaTTTCTGCACCGTAAACATCCCCCTGATTATAAAACCTGAAGATTTACATCTCTGTTAAACCATATAGTTGAACGACACATTCGCAACCATCACCATGGAGTTGTAAAATGGGACCTACTGCTAGGAGGCTGTCAATAGCAGCATACTTTCTTGTTAGTTCCTATCAAAGACATCACTGACTCTGGACATTTGTCTCCAGTAAAGCCTACTGTGAAATTTGTGCACTTGGTTGTCAGTTTGTCATTGAAACAATTCCTTGTCTAGAAGTTCTGCAAATTACAAGATGTTTTTTGAGCAATGGTGTGGTTATACGCATCATATGTTTGGAAGTTGTTGCTTTTTTCATGTAGCATATCAACCCTGTTCAAAGAAAAACGTGTCTCTacaatggcaactttacagaaggcaaaaatctttaatgtaagttaatatcaagacttacatttaaaaggtAATATTTGGAGCATTTTACTAcattggtggttggttagtttagtgggtaacacctctgccttctactggggttcaatccccacctgggtcagcaccctacactataccaataagagtccttgggcaagactcctaacaccaccttcacctacctgtataaaaacgatcaaattgtaagtcgctctggataagagcgtctgccaaatgcccaAAATGTACATTGGTGCATGGAATTTTCACGCAGTGTAAAGAGTAGCTGGTTTTCTGGAATTAtatcaaaaattaaaaaaccaAATGGACAAATTTCACATGGACAAAAAACACATGCTATAGAGCACATAATTAACATGCAAAACACTTCTTGAATACATTTCATCAAATGTGTTAGTAAGCATACATTGTTTACATACCTTTGAGACAATCGGTCTATAATTTGCACTTCcttattaattatttgtttttatttgcttaaGCACCTGCACGCTGAATCATTTAAACtccttttaattacatttttgttactCTTTAAAAGTTGCATCGTCTCAGATTAAATCCAGCTAAGTTTAATAAGAAACTCTGAGGCTAAATGTTATGCCAAGGACTTCATAATATCTCAGATATTATGATAGACATTATTTCATATGATCAATCTCAGAGTGCTTCAATAAAGTCACTATAATTGTGTATTGGTTACTCTAATCTTAACTGATTCTCTTGGAAATTAAAGGCGCAGTATATGATTCCAGAGAACTGTTAATATTTGAACACAAAAGCAAAGCAAATGCACCCCTCACTTCAGTGCTCCTGCAGAAGCTCCACCCCCAAATCCATGCATGTGCATTGCCAAGGTGAATGAAACTGGGCtagaaaactcttttttttatctttgtggCCATAGAACCCTTTGAGAACATTGTAAGGAAGAAATACCATGATATACCATTACAATGAACAACAACATAGCAAGTAATGTAACCAGGGGCGTCGCCTGGGGTGGGCTTCCGGGGCTTCAGCCCCGAATGATTATCCAGTAGCCCCGAACCTTTTCGCTCAGCTGTACTATTAATGAGGAGGCCAATGCTGCTGTGAGAATAGGAAATCTCTTAACGCCAATCATAGTGCCGCTTCAAGGATAAAGTTCCGCCTTTCaggagaaacagccaatcagcttgctggttttgCGGGCGCGGAGGAgagcccacccccacccccgtgGGGGAGCGCACATGTGCTCTAGCCATGTTTGGCAGCAGGTTGCAGGAAGCTGACGGTGAAAGAAAATGGATATACGGCGTTTTTTCAAGGAGAAAGGAAACGGTAGTTAACTATGTAAACTGTGATGACATTGTTTGTGGATCTGACAGCTGGTTAAAAACACACGTCTCcgaatcaaaacacacagatcaaacccactgtgtgcttaataaaatgcagcttgtCACCAGTCAGCTTCGGAATTAGTTAGATCCTTTAGTAAAAGCTCACTATCTTTAGGTCACCAACAGTCATTCTGCAGAATTtgtgcaagcaagcaaaatttatttatacagcgctttttacaacaggtgttgtcacaaagcagctttacagaacaatcagtattacagagagaagagaaaagaagaaagaaaatccgggtccgagcccccatgagcgtcgccagcggcgacggtggcaaggaaaaactccctaaaagaggaagaaaccttgagaggaaccaagactcagaaggggaacccgtcctcctacGGTCGACAACGGATAGCGAACATTATTAGTaagaagttttatagtaaagtgggaaaagaaagatctgagggtgaggactgcacagcgctgtacagcaagaagctcagtggtggtcaaaccggtccagaaggctggtgagcagcggcaccaatcaaggcagtagaggcaacagcatcaggcgcacaggatgggcagctgatcagctcggcagagaaaggagaagaaaaaacagagttagtactgtaaagagtggctgaccacagattacagtaaaacagagcagtgtagactccagcaggtccagacctgacagggaagactaatcaccaaatgcttgactgtacaaataagtttttagcctagacttaaagattggggctgtgtctgattcaccctttgttaaattttaaatctgttgaataaaaaaatataactccatattatagtgttaaacattatatatcagggtacgtattgtaaaaaaaaaaaaatatatatatatatatatatatatatatatatatatatatatatatatatatatatatatataaataattaattggGCAGAGCCCCGGATCTTTACATACCCAGGCAACGCCCCTGAATGTAACCAATATTAGCTCGGTGATGGGTtagcaaacagaacaaaacaacgCTGACCAACTGGTTCTGCGAAACCACAAAAACAAGTTAACGTTATATCAAGAAGAACCAGAGCAgcctcctcatcccttttcaaGCCATTCAACTCTTTCAATGAAACTGAAGTGAGCTTCTTAttgagatttttatttttggttattTCCTGTCCTCTGTTCTACCAATTCTCCATTTATCAAGGAAACCCAAGTCTAGGCTTTGAGGTTTTTTAATACCACCTCACCCCAGTGCCTGGACTGGGTCTCCTCCACTTGGATACATTTATTCCTCTGTATTCGGAATTATATTTTAGATACTACAAGTCAGTGTTATGTATCCTACCATTTAGCTAACATTGTTGGTTGGGAAATTCTTTGATATTGaagaaataatttaaaaacagtgcaactgtgtttatgtatttagtcGTATTCGACTATTTAGTTATTCAAGCTAAATGATCCCAATTTGGGAGGCAAATGAAATTAAGAATTTTCAGgatgaaaatgaacataaaagCATAACTCTTTTCTGGTTGGAAAGGTGCAAAGGATAACTGGAATGCTTTGAAAATAGAACACACTTCtggcattatttatttatatattgatctcatttttaaaacaaattatttgaaaaataaagacaCTCAAGGAACTGACTAATACCAGTTTACAGCTTCAAGGCTGAAAGTGCTGGGGTAAACTAACCAGGCACCACTGGGTTATGTGAATAAACAAAGGCTTCGGTCTTTTTCTAGCAAGATCACCACACAAAAATGAGCATATCATATGCTCTGGGTTTAATTTAGTATGTGGTCAGTGATGCTGCTGGGAGGAGTCGTGAGACTGAGTAAGTCCATCTCTTACCAGTGAAAGAGGAACCATCCAAACCAGAGAGAAGAGAcggagacacacagagaggacggCGTGTTACGGGGGAAGGTACGGTTAGTTCACCTCTGAGGAGGACGTTGGTCGCGTTTGTGTGAAGCTCAGTGAAGCTGACGTTCAGTTCAGGATGAagatcctcctcatcttcacacTCTACCTGATCTCAGGTCAGTTATTCCACTTCAAACTGCAGactttacatatttaaataagcGTTTTTAAACAGAACTATGAGAGTCAGAGTTTGTCTTACTGATAGACGTTTTTGTGCTGCAATGATTCTGATGCGAAACTTCGAATCTGGGGAGTTTATTCAGATTAGACAGAAAGAGTCAGAAACTTCAACTTGATTGGCAGGTCCAGGGAGCTGCTTCAATGTGATTGGCTACCCAGAAGGCAGCATCATGATCTACTGCAATCATAAAGAGGACGGAGGGATAAACAAGTATTTTTGCAAGGTGACAACAAACACGTgtgtaaatacacaaacatcaaATGTATGGGTCCATGGAGACAGACTTTCTCTACTTCACAATCCTGGAGTTCTGAAGGTGATGTACAGGAACCTGAGTGTACAGGATTCGGGATTATATCAGTGTGGCGAGAACCGAACATGGAACCGTAAAATGAATCTGACAATAAAAGAAGGTGGGAAATGCTGATATTCTAGAAATAATGAGCcataaatgtgtttgtgaaaTTGTTTTTTATTCCATGAGGaccttttattttgtgtgatgAGCAGATCCGTGTTGTTTGAGTCCTAACACTGTGGCTGGTTATCTGGGAGAGACGGTCACCATCAGCTGTTCATATCCAGAGGAGTTTGAGAGAAACACAAAGCTCTTCTATAAATGGACTGGAGAAGATTTTCTTGAAGTGATCGACACCACAGTAACTCTGATGGACAGGTTCTCCATCTCTGACGACAGAAGATCTAAAGTTCTCAGAGTGAGAATCAGTGATGTGAGAGAAGATGATGGAGGAGTGTATTACTGTGGAGCTGAGGAAAGAATGGGGTCAATCAGCTATAAGTCCTTCTTCACGGAGATTCAGCTCCAGGTTTCTGGTGAGACACATGAACTTTTACAACTTCTCATGCCATGGCTGTATTGGTGTTGAGTGAATATTATACACTGGTCTCACTTAATGTGGACAGTCCACTATAGACCCCTGTAGAGcgtctacagatgttcaaactgGTAACAAACTATCCATTGAATGAGTCGATTCTAAGCAGTGGTGAGTTTAAGGtcaggatttggaccagggtcaCTGAtatgctttgtgacaacagttTCTAAGCTATAACAGATCATGTAGATAATGTACTTGTTGGGAAAATAACCAAAATAAGTGTAAATCTAAAATGACAAGTACTTAATCTCCGCACTGAGTATGACAATCATCTTCGTGCCGCAGAGAACAGAGCAAGTTACAGAGTTTaggtgtttgggtttgtgtttgaTTTTGGTCTGTTGTGTCAAGTCTGTTTGACCACATATGAAATATGTTTGCTGATGGTTCAACTTTGTCCCATAACAGTTTCTCTTTCATCACAttctttttatgtatttgttgcATATttcaaagaaggaaaagaaacaacagcaacagcatcAACCACAGCGTCTGTCAGGACCACAGCAACAGGAAAAACGCCAGCCGCCtttgaagaacatttcagtAAGAACTCAATCAAAACACACTCTTATGTCCATCTGTCGCCTGCTGGTTTGTCCATATATGCAAATACAAAACTACAGATGGTGAGTGAAGTCAGCAAATCCAAATGtagttttactgtgttttcactTTCATGCTATGCTTTAAAGAAGATCAAAGATCAGATCCAAACCTTCTGCCACCAACAGGTCCAAGCACAGCATTGCTGAGGAACCGATTGGGCTTTGTTCTTGTCAAATGTGTTCCTGGGTTTAGCGATTTGGACCTGGAGGCTCCTGGTTTGATTGAGGTTGTGTTTGTGATTAAGCTGGTCatggtctgtttttttctgacccTCATCTTCAGCTTTCTCCATGATCATCACTGCATGCGCCTGTGTGGCTCTGCTGCTGATTGGAGGATCAGCAATCACCTACTATAAACTGAGATGCGAGAAAACACAAGgtactatacacacacacacacacacacacacacacacacacacacacacacacgctcataAACAGGACAGCTGGACACATGAATCATAGTCATGtgtgtttgaattgttttaacacacacacacacaatcacatagGACAGCTGGGCACATGAATCATCTCATTACTGGTAATCAGAAAATGATGTCAGGGTTGGAAAACAAACCtaagtttatttaaaaacatatttttaatatgtcGGTTCGTCAGCATCACAATGGTACTTCTGGTAAACGTACAGTGCATGACTAACTAAACACTGAACGCATCGTTACACCCAATACGAAGTGTCTGAGCTTGGTAGCACCCCATTGAAACAAGTTCTGCCAGTAAACCAAATAAACTCTATTCCATAACAGTCGCACAAGAACCACGGTAACCAGGTTACAGGTACATATTAATACCAGCAGGATTACATCTAAACCAAATACAGTCAACAGAAGTTTTAGGAAGTGGTGTActgaaaaaacaaggaaaaagatCACCGTCAATCAATGGAAAAACCTAACAGAACGCAGAGCAACGGGAAAAATCTCAGCGTCTCTCAAACACGGATCTCACGACCATGAAAAAACACGGTCAACACTTCGTAACGTTCTACAACCACCTTAATTTCCAACAGCTTTTAGACCGACCTGTGGTGCCTCTACCCCAATGTTCCTGGTCTCACACACAAAAATTAATCTATATTGCACATATTATACATAGCTAAAGCTCAATTATGGTCCTTTGCCTTCTTACGagaccgacgagacgctcgtgttccctcaacgccaggggatttgctgtctccggcttggtggcctTGGGACACATCGAACTCAGGCTGCTTAGAAACAGCCAGAGTTTTGTCCCAAgggaacaaccacatgccggagtctcgcttacctgctgcatCCTGTGGTGGCCGGTCTTTatgtaatggggagcgaggacggacgcatgtgctgagataagcgagatttatttggtgcaaatccagggtcgtggtcataacagtccggggtcaatgagccgacacagacagatcgggggacagacatgacaaaaaccagaatcaacacaacaaacagagaccgagacatcaaagATTGGCAAACACATGGCTTAAgtatacagggaaaacgagggacaggtgaaaacaatcaggggcggagacttgaaacaaggggcaggactacagataccaaaacaaacgcacatggactaaaccaaaacacgaacacatggacaggactgggagttGCCAAGTGTGACAATATACTACAAGAAATGTGTAATACGATTAATAAAGAAAACTTGGTCCTGGGGGATGTTGGTCGacataaaaaagataaataaaa containing:
- the LOC108413074 gene encoding uncharacterized protein LOC108413074 isoform X1, coding for MTIFIFTLFLISGTGGFDVIGYSGGTVIIYCNHQVYGEYTKYFCKENNVRKTVKECFFIKPNQAQTTLTQKDRVFLHNFPGALTVVYRPLSLQDAGIYQCGGNGVWNYDMILKIKTDLCCMSPQTVIGYLGGAVTIGCPYPEEFKDSYKYLFKLNDQQFVQMISTMESQKDRFTISEDRSSRVVSVGLSDVREDDGGVYFCGVGIAGKSVSYYSVFPEIQLQVSAFRPAYNLQPTPTVPTSVPSAERFSKNSSSIIITVCVCVALLTGGLIFYKLRCKKTGDPAYVNKRSERKGTPDTDYENDPPGNQTSISMELVYNNVEPNTNRSHSSYQHLDHNSREPDAVYHSLNPNAS
- the LOC108413074 gene encoding uncharacterized protein LOC108413074 isoform X2, yielding MTIFIFTLFLISDLCCMSPQTVIGYLGGAVTIGCPYPEEFKDSYKYLFKLNDQQFVQMISTMESQKDRFTISEDRSSRVVSVGLSDVREDDGGVYFCGVGIAGKSVSYYSVFPEIQLQVSAFRPAYNLQPTPTVPTSVPSAERFSKNSSSIIITVCVCVALLTGGLIFYKLRCKKTGDPAYVNKRSERKGTPDTDYENDPPGNQTSISMELVYNNVEPNTNRSHSSYQHLDHNSREPDAVYHSLNPNAS
- the LOC119264608 gene encoding CMRF35-like molecule 8 — its product is MNLTIKEDPCCLSPNTVAGYLGETVTISCSYPEEFERNTKLFYKWTGEDFLEVIDTTVTLMDRFSISDDRRSKVLRVRISDVREDDGGVYYCGAEERMGSISYKSFFTEIQLQVSEGKETTATASTTASVRTTATGKTPAAFEEHFTFSMIITACACVALLLIGGSAITYYKLRCEKTQESSFIRKRSGTNEMVGEWV